A window from Branchiostoma floridae strain S238N-H82 chromosome 16, Bfl_VNyyK, whole genome shotgun sequence encodes these proteins:
- the LOC118403057 gene encoding tripartite motif-containing protein 2-like, which translates to MASRPESAYRRKIPKDHLSCCICSEPYTRSKALPCQHSYCQECLENQQRVSTGRSLRCSVCRHLVTLPSEGVAGLPNNHDLANLCEELSKKNRCGFHPTKDVDLFCQQCEVPVCSECIGDGHPGHNVTGIKQVAEQIKANIRAQLNSGQQKMETFSAFLTKIEDVQKRLTDNKTQTQQEINKAFDEQFNTRIQAFTMDGVYIREFTTTLPGETGEKLKPHDVAVYLVSDINNHCVHVLDREGNFKFKFGSEGSDDSQLKKPQGICVGGMGNIIVADRGNDCVKMFDSQGRFLCYIGSGMKSPWAVAVSPGGDVVVTDYENTVSVWTQG; encoded by the exons ATGGCGTCTCGTCCTGAATCTGCGTACAGACGAAAGATCCCGAAAGATCATCTCTCCTGTTGCATCTGCAGCGAGCCTTACACAAGGTCTAAGGCACTGCCATGTCAGCACAGCTACTGCCAGGAGTGTTTAGAAAACCAACAGAGGGTATCAACAGGAAGGTCGCTCAGATGCTCAGTGTGCCGCCATCTTGTAACTTTGCCCTCTGAGGGAGTGGCAGGGCTTCCTAACAACCATGATCTGGCCAACCTGTGTGAGGAATTGTCCAAGAAGAACAGGTGTGGCTTCCACCCAACAAAAGATGTAGATCTATTTTGCCAGCAGTGCGAGGTGCCAGTTTGTAGTGAATGTATCGGGGATGGCCACCCTGGGCACAACGTCACAGGTATTAAACAGGTAGCAGAACAGATAAAAGCCAACATCAGGGCACAGCTCAACAGTGGACAACAGAAGATGGAAACCTTCTCAGCATTCCTCACAAAGATTGAAGATGTACAGAAAAGGCtgacagacaacaaaacacaaactcaACAAGAGATAAACAAAGCTTTTGATGAACAG TTCAACACCAGAATCCAGGCGTTCACAATGGATGGTGTTTATATCAGAGAGTTCACAACAACTCTGCCAGGGGAAACTGGTGAAAAGTTAAAACCACATGATGTTGCTGTATATCTGGTATCTGACATCAATAATCACTGTGTCCATGTCTTGGACAGAGAGgggaacttcaagttcaagtttgggAGTGAGGGATCTGATGACAGTCAGTTGAAGAAACCTCAGGGCATTTGTGTTGGTGGGATGGGAAACATCATTGTGGCCGACAGAGGAAATGAttgtgtgaaaatgtttgacagtcAGGGCAGATTTCTGTGTTACATTGGAAGTGGTATGAAGAGTCCCTGGGCTGTTGCTGTGTCACCAGGTGGAGATGTGGTGGTGACAGATTATGAGAACACTGTATCAGTCTGGACACAGGGTTAG